The following proteins come from a genomic window of Brassica oleracea var. oleracea cultivar TO1000 unplaced genomic scaffold, BOL UnpScaffold00737, whole genome shotgun sequence:
- the LOC106319976 gene encoding uncharacterized protein LOC106319976, with protein MGDLVMTTTKKDGGSSIKCPMLTATNYTVWAIRMKMLLTVHKVWEAVESESTEGDKNDLVTALLFQSIPETLILQVGALETAKKVWDAIKTRHVGADRVREARLQTLMTEFERLKMKETDKIDDFVGKLTEISSKSAALGESMNEAKLVKKFLQALPRKKYIHIVASLKQLLDLNTASFEDVIGRLKAYEERIMAEEEEEDTQEYQSKLICDKLGHFSATCPDRLLKLQETTESKDGDETQEADRLMMHKIVYLNERNVKPKEFESSTDSDRVWYLDNGASNHMTGNLSYFKFLDDTITGKVRFGDDLKIDIKGKGSILFVSLDGKKKTLADDGNLIVKAPRSRNRLYKVLMEIEEQKFLQTQTQCEASRWHARLGHLGADAMKAMISKELVAGLPELRVEKEICNSCL; from the exons ATGGGTGACTTGGTAATGACGACAACTAAGAAGGATGGAGGTTCATCCATAAAGTGTCCGATGTTAACAGCAACCAATTACACCGTATGGGCAATACGGATGAAGATGCTACTTACGGTTCATAAAGTGTGGGAAGCAGTCGAGAGCGAATCAACCGAAGGAGACAAGAATGACTTAGTGACAGCCCTTCTCTTTCAATCAATCCCGGAGACTCTGATCCTACAAGTTGGAGCACTTGAGACCGCAAAAAAGGTTTGGGACGCAATAAAGACCCGACATGTAGGAGCAGATAGGGTTCGAGAAGCAAGGCTACAAACCTTGATGACTGAATTCGAGCGGCTAAAGATGAAGGAAACTGATAAGATTGATGACTTCGTGGGCAAGTTAACAGAGATATCATCAAAGTCCGCTGCATTGGGTGAGAGTATGAATGAAGCGAAACTCGTAAAAAAATTCCTTCAAGCGTTACCACGCAAGAAGTATATCCATATAGTCGCTTCGCTCAAGCAACTATTGGATTTAAACACCGCGAGTTTTGAAGACGTTATAGGGCGTTTGAAAGCATACGAGGAGCGTATCATGgcggaagaagaggaggaagacacACAAGAATATCAGAGCAAGCTCAT ATGTGACAAGCTAGGACACTTTTCAGCTACATGTCCCGATAGATTGCTTAAGCTACAAGAAACAACTGAGAGTAAAGATGGAGATGAAACCCAAGAAGCCGACAGACTCATGATGCACAAAATTGTCTATCTCAACGAACGAAACGTGAAACCTAAAGAGTTTGAATCAAGTACTGATAGCGACAGAGTGTGGTACTTAGACAACGGAGCCAGCAACCACATGACTGGAAACCTAAGCTACTTTAAATTCTTAGACGACACAATCACGGGAAAAGTTCGTTTTGGAGATGATTTGAAGATAGATATCAAAGGGAAAGGTTCCATTCTGTTCGTGAGTCTAGACGGGAAAAAGAAAACACTTGCAGAC GATGGTAACCTCATCGTGAAGGCACCAAGATCAAGAAACCGGCTGTATAAAGTTCTGATGGAGATAGAAGAACAGAAGTTCTTACAAACACAAACACAGTGTGAGGCCTCGCGATGGCATGCACGTCTTGGACATCTTGGAGCTGATGCTATGAAAGCAATGATAAGTAAGGAACTTGTCGCTGGTCTACCCGAGCTAAGGGTCGAGAAAGAGATTTGTAACTCTTGCTTATGA